Proteins encoded together in one Eublepharis macularius isolate TG4126 chromosome 2, MPM_Emac_v1.0, whole genome shotgun sequence window:
- the LOC129323412 gene encoding disintegrin and metalloproteinase domain-containing protein 20-like, giving the protein MTIYLAWWLLVLILRNVLKDTVGQTPPPGFRYASYEVIIPKRQTPRYGHKEAQDVNYLLKIEGKSHLVHLRQKRAFVLKHFPVFTYSKEGNLQVDYPFIRDDCFYRGFVQGRPHSLAAISTCSGGLRGILRVENKTYEIEPVEASTTFQHVVYQWEEEEGAIRMRCGLTQEEQSRQMAMIQNTGNVASERAQDRPWWTHTMYANLVIVVEHERYVQFSRNETVVALNMLDVIHLTNTLYVPLGIQVILVGLEIWSERNLIDISNTMGALLDHFNNWRKNTLNTRLPHDAGHLLVYKHFGRTLGLAFTGTMCWKDWASAVDSYTSSSLFFFTNTFAHEQGHILGMNHDGVFCKCEQRDCIMAAHHTNSDQFSNCSYNEYYTLMKSGEAQCLWTAGDPDKHYNLAYCGNRVVESGEQCDCGSKLSCESDPCCQSDCRLRSGVTCAFGECCSKCQYLPAGTICRGSNSVCDLPEYCNGTSEWCPEDVYVQDGAPCQGGAYCFHGNCSTHNKQCKMIFGSKATVASEGCFRELNAQGDRFGNCGINGDTYIKCNAKNILCGRLQCENIAQLPALEEHSTIIQTRINNHLCWGTDYHHGTGIPDIGAVSGGTPCDKDMMCINRECTNVSLLKYDCNVTKCLNRGICNSRNNCHCSYGWAPPYCLTEGYGGSIDSGPPPPHQVSAIFIIGLLISLAVFVIAGLGIYYSTNLMQWCRTFLTQSHQQN; this is encoded by the coding sequence ATGACTATCTATCTTGCCTGGTGGTTGTTAGTGCTGATCTTGAGGAATGTCTTGAAAGACACTGTTGGCCAAACACCCCCTCCAGGGTTTAGATATGCTTCTTATGAGGTGATCATCCCAAAGAGACAGACCCCCAGGTATGGGCACAAAGAAGCTCAGGATGTGAACTACCTGCTGAAGATTGAAGGGAAGAGCCACCTAGTGCATCTCAGGCAGAAGAGAGCTTTTGTTCTCAAACACTTCCCTGTTTTCACTTACAGCAAGGAGGGGAATCTCCAGGTGGACTATCCTTTTATCAGGGATGACTGTTTCTACCGTGGTTTTGTACAGGGCAGGCCTCACTCTTTGGCAGCAATAAGCACTTGCTCAGGAGGTCTCAGAGGTATTTTGCGGGTAGAAAATAAGACCTATGAAATTGAACCTGTCGAGGCATCTACTACCTTTCAACATGTGGTATATCaatgggaggaagaggaaggggccATTCGCATGAGATGTGGGCTGACACAAGAAGAGCAAAGTCGACAAATGGCCATGATCCAAAACACAGGGAATGTAGCATCTGAAAGAGCACAAGACAGACCCTGGTGGACACACACAATGTACGCAAATCTTGTCATAGTGGTGGAACATGAGCGCTATGTTCAGTTCAGCAGAAATGAAACtgttgttgctttgaatatgctGGATGTCATCCATCTTACAAATACACTGTATGTTCCACTTGGTATTCAGGTAATCCTTGTTGGATTGGAAATATGGTCTGAAAGGAATCTCATAGATATTTCTAATACCATGGGTGCTCTCCTTGACCATTTTAATAATTGGAGAAAAAATACACTTAATACGCGTCTACCACATGATGCAGGCCATCTTCTTGTATATAAACATTTTGGAAGAACACTCGGATTAGCATTTACTGGAACAATGTGTTGGAAAGACTGGGCAAGTGCTGTTGATTCATATACTAGTTCCAGTTTGTTCTTCTTTACTAACACATTTGCCCATGAACAAGGGCATATTTTAGGCATGAACCATGATGGAGTGTTCTGTAAATGTGAACAAAGAGACTGCATTATGGCTGCCCATCACACAAACAGTGATCAGTTCAGCAACTGCAGTTATAATGAATATTATACGCTAATGAAATCTGGCGAAGCACAGTGCTTGTGGACTGCTGGAGATCCTGATAAACACTATAACCTTGCATACTGTGGGAACAGAGTAGTGGAGAGTGGAGAGCAATGTGACTGCGGTTCAAAATTAAGTTGTGAATCAGATCCCTGTTGCCAGTCTGATTGCAGGTTGCGTTCCGGTGTCACTTGTGCTTTTGGAGAGTGCTGCTCCAAATGCCAGTATCTTCCAGCTGGAACTATTTGCAGGGGAAGTAATAGCGTTTGCGACCTTCCAGAGTACTGCAATGGGACTTCAGAGTGGTGTCCTGAAGATGTTTACGTGCAAGATGGTGCTCCATGTCAGGGTGGTGCATACTGTTTTCATGGGAACTGCTCAACtcacaataaacaatgcaaaatgatctTTGGTTCAAAGGCAACAGTTGCTTCAGAGGGCTGCTTCAGAGAATTAAATGCTCAAGGTGACCGCTTTGGAAACTGTGGCATTAATGGTGATACTTATATCAAATGTAATGCTAAGAATATCCTGTGTGGCCGACTCCAGTGTGAAAACATTGCTCAGTTACCTGCTTTGGAAGAACATAGCACCATCATTCAAACACGCATTAATAACCATCTGTGCTGGGGTACAGACTACCATCATGGAACAGGAATACCTGATATTGGTGCCGTGAGCGGTGGCACTCCTTGCGACAAAGATATGATGTGTATTAATAGGGAATGCACCAATGTGTCCCTCTTGAAATATGATTGTAATGTGACGAAGTGCCTAAATAGAGGAATATGTAACAGCCGCAATAATTGTCACTGTAGTTATGGCTGGGCCCCTCCATATTGTCTCACTGAAGGCTATGGTGGCAGCATTGACAGTGGACCCCCTCCACCACACCAAGTCAGTGCAATATTTATTATAGGACTCCTGATATCCCTTGCTGTTTTTGTTATTGCTGGCCTTGGTATATATTACAGCACCAACCTGATGCAGTGGTGTAGAACATTTTTGACACAATCCCATCAACAAAATTAA
- the LOC129323413 gene encoding disintegrin and metalloproteinase domain-containing protein 20-like, with protein MTNNLAWWLLVLILRNVLKDTVGQTPPPGFRYASYEVIIPKRQTPRYGHKEAQDVNYLLKIEGKSHLVHLRQKRAFVPKHFPVFTYSKEGDLQVDYPFIRDDCFYRGFVQGRPHSLAAISTCSGGLRGILVVENKTYEIEPVEASTTFQHVVYQWEEEEAVGWCGLTAEEQHRQAAIIQNSENLAAERDPEIHWGTQRMYAKLAFVVEYERYIQFGRNETVAALQVLDIIHCIDSLFVPLHIHVALVGLEIWSERNFINISDSLESVLASFNNWRKNTFVKRLEHDAGHLLVHKNFGHMVGFAYIGAMCNPLWASGVESYTSPSLFFISSIVAHEQGHILGMKHDDEFCVCEKKTCIMSASHTDSDQFSNCSYTQYFTLVKSHGAKCLLIASVSKKHYNLAYCGNRVVESGEQCDCGSKLSCESDPCCQSDCRLRSGVTCAFGECCSKCQYLPAGTICRTSNSVCDLPEYCNGTSEWCPEDVYVQDGAPCQGGAYCFHGNCSTHNKQCKMIFGSKATVASEGCFRELNARGDRFGNCGINGDTYIKCNAKNILCGRLQCQNIDLLPVLEEQSTIIQTHVNNSLCWGTDYHYGIKITSTGAVRDGTPCNKDMMCINRECTNVSLLKYDCNVTKCHNRGICNNHKNCHCGYGWDPPYCLTKGYGGSIDSGPPPPHKVWAIYIIGPLIVLGAAVIAAVLALYHGARLFQWSRALIAGFLSTKRYNVRN; from the coding sequence ATGACTAACAATCTTGCCTGGTGGTTGTTAGTGCTGATCTTGAGGAATGTCTTGAAAGACACTGTTGGCCAAACACCCCCTCCAGGGTTTAGATATGCTTCTTATGAGGTGATCATCCCAAAGAGACAGACCCCCAGGTATGGGCACAAAGAAGCTCAGGATGTGAACTACCTGCTGAAGATTGAAGGGAAGAGCCACCTAGTGCATCTCAGGCAGAAGAGAGCTTTTGTCCCCAAACACTTCCCTGTTTTCACTTACAGCAAGGAGGGGGATCTCCAGGTGGACTATCCTTTTATCAGGGATGACTGTTTCTACCGTGGTTTTGTACAGGGCAGGCCTCACTCTTTGGCAGCGATAAGCACTTGCTCAGGAGGTCTCAGAGGTATTTTGGTGGTAGAAAATAAGACTTACGAAATTGAACCTGTCGAGGCATCTACTACCTTTCAACATGTGGTGTATCaatgggaggaagaggaagctgtGGGATGGTGTGGGCTGACAGCAGAAGAACAACATCGACAAGCAGCTATAATCCAAAACTCAGAAAATTTAGCAGCTGAAAGGGATCCAGAAATACATTGGGGGACTCAGAGAATGTATGCAAAGCTTGCATTTGTGGTGGAATATGAGCGATATATTCAGTTTGGCAGAAATGAAACTGTTGCTGCTTTGCAAGTGCTAGATATCATCCATTGTATAGACTCACTATTTGTTCCACTTCATATTCATGTGGCCTTGGTAGGATTGGAAATATGGTCTGAAAGGAATTTCATTAATATTTCTGACAGTCTAGAGTCTGTACTTGCCAGTTTCAATAACTGGAGAAAAAACACCTTTGTTAAACGTTTAGAACATGATGCAGGTCACTTACTTGTTCATAAGAATTTTGGACATATGGTTGGATTTGCATATATAGGAGCAATGTGTAATCCCCTTTGGGCGAGTGGTGTTGAATCATATACTAGTCCCAGTTTATTCTTTATTTCTAGCATAGTTGCCCACGAACAGGGGCATATTCTTGGTATGAAGCATGATGATGAGTTCTGTGTTTGTGAAAAGAAAACCTGTATCATGTCTGCCTCTCATACAGACAGTGATCAGTTCAGCAATTGTAGTTATACACAATATTTCACCCTAGTGAAATCTCATGGGGCAAAATGCTTGTTAATTGCCTCAGTCTCCAAAAAACACTATAACCTTGCATACTGTGGGAACAGAGTAGTGGAGAGTGGAGAGCAATGTGACTGCGGTTCAAAACTAAGTTGTGAATCAGATCCCTGTTGCCAGTCTGATTGCAGGTTGCGTTCCGGTGTCACTTGTGCTTTTGGAGAGTGCTGCTCCAAATGCCAGTATCTTCCAGCTGGAACTATTTGCCGGACAAGTAATAGCGTTTGCGACCTTCCAGAGTACTGCAATGGGACTTCAGAGTGGTGTCCTGAAGATGTTTACGTGCAAGATGGTGCTCCATGTCAAGGTGGTGCATACTGTTTTCATGGGAACTGCTCAACTcacaataaacagtgcaaaatGATCTTTGGTTCAAAGGCAACAGTTGCTTCAGAGGGCTGCTTCAGAGAATTGAATGCTCGAGGTGACCGCTTTGGAAACTGTGGCATTAATGGTGATACTTATATCAAATGTAATGCTAAGAATATCCTGTGTGGCCGACTCCAGTGTCAAAACATTGATCTGTTACCTGTTTTGGAAGAACAGAGCACCATAATCCAAACACATGTTAACAACAGTCTATGCTGGGGCACAGATTATCATTATGGAATAAAGATCACCAGTACTGGAGCTGTGAGAGATGGCACTCCTTGCAACAAAGATATGATGTGTATTAACAGGGAATGCACCAATGTGTCCCTCTTGAAATATGATTGTAATGTGACGAAGTGCCATAATAGGGGGATATGTAACAACCACAAAAATTGTCACTGTGGTTATGGCTGGGACCCTCCATACTGTCTCACTAAAGGCTATGGTGGCAGCATTGACAGTGGGCCCCCTCCTCCACACAAAGTCTGGGCAATATATATTATAGGGCCTCTAATCGTCCTTGGTGCTGCTGTCATTGCTGCTGTCCTGGCTCTGTACCATGGTGCGAGACTTTTTCAGTGGTCTAGAGCATTGATTGCAGGATTCCTTTCAACAAAGAGATACAATGTCCGCAACTGA